cagacttatatGGTGatacaaactacagaaagatccattatctggaaaccccaggccccatacattccagataatagatcctatacctgtattaaagtcCCACACTCTAACTGGTAAGAGCTGCTGTGCTTACACCCAAACCGAGGGCAAGCAttcatgctaggttacatcagtaACTGAATCAACAGAGGTGTGGAAATTTCTTCCTGCTAGGGTGATGACAAACAGGGTGCCTTATCTCTGTGGGCAAAAAAGCACCTGAAAATACATGAATGTCTGGAAATTGTGTGAGATTGCAAACAATGGCATTTTGGACaatttaagtgttttatttaTGATTGTCACAAACCCTAACGGAAAGGTCCATTAGTCTCTAGTCTCACAAGAAAACATAACTGCCCAAATAGCCCTGTGTGCCATCGTCCTTATAGTTAGAGCCTGCTTTTTTTGCTTATTTGCCTTCATGTAATTAGTGAACAAGAACACACAGAACATCAAAAATGGTGGCTTAAagtataacattaaaaaatgaaatgtatatgtCAATCTTGTAAGATTCTTTGATTGGTCACTTATTAGGATATACACTATCTGATGGGTGAATTGTCTCTCATAATTTGACTTGCCACCTTTTCTATGAAGAGAAATGAATGGCGGAACCATACAGGGGAAGGGTAGGAGATGAACAGGGATGGGATTGTGTTGGATAAGAAGCTTAGCTGACTAATTAGAGGAAGCTCTTTGTTAAACTGGATGGGGATTGGGTTAGTTTTATTAACAGACATTAATAAAGCACCAACCTATTCCGCAGCTCTAGGTTAAATTGGGGGTCTAACTACAGAGACGCCAGTCCAGCACTTTTTAAGATTTAAAAGCATCTGGGCCATGCTTCCAATCATTAATCCATCTCTGCCCTATACTCACTGTTTTCTCAGTTGTGTTTCAACGCTTTTCAATGGTACAAATTACTTGGGTGACCAGGTAGGCAAAACTGGGCGAGTCCTGTATAGATCTGGACTGCGAGACAAAAAAACCCCTGGCATTCCATGTACATCGAGGCCCAAACAGCCGCCcagtttctatggcatcttacaggaggccctctggcatttgctagatcCCGCAGATTGCTAGTCTGAGTCTGATCCTGCAGAATCCATTTAGACATGTCTGTAGCTAGGGGATATAACCTACATTTACCAGCTACATTTTtacacatgctcgcattcaagactttgcaagggctgcacccctcctctggaactctctctctctctcgctgactttctcccaacctttctgctttcaagaaatcttttaaaacgcacttcttttgagaagcttaccctcactctgcttaactaccaaaacccaacacaacatacagtaccacatttctcacccacttaatttgatcttgcccactcccacaccttgtgtattactcccttccctttagagcgtaagctctttctgcatagggccttcctcaccttttgtaccggtattgattgtgatgtatgcaactccatatgttctatgtatagaattcatgtgatttagttgtataatcacatttactttacagtgctacgcaatatgttggcgctatataaatacatgttaataataatagggtCCCTGGCCTTAGCCAGTGTTTGGCTGGGCAGCTCTTCAAATCAGGATATATGGTCCATGTTGCCCAAGGCACCTGGCCTCAGCCTGCCCTTTAATTCCTCAGCCTGCCCTTTAATTCCTCAGCCTGCCCTTTAATTCCTCAGCCTGCCCTTTAATTCCTCAGCCTGCCCTTCAGAACATGCACAGAACCAATCACAAAGGTTTGGGTATTCCTGCCCCCAAAATGCTAAAGCCAAAGTTATCTTAGCCTGCATGTATTGAGGAGTAAGTGGGGAAAAATGTTGCCATGCAAATGTTAATGTAACTACAGTCCAGTGGCCCTTAAGTGCCTATATAGTAAATATGGCCTTGTCCCACCTTCAATTCAGATGAGGACATACCCCACTGGTAGAACAATGTATTGAGTGGGAGGCTGCAGCTCTTTGTCTGTCAGGAACATGAATGAGGGGAAGGCGGATAAGACAGAGTGGTACCAGTGCTCCTGGGTTGCTATGTAAGTGCACCTGTATATGTAGTGGGAGGCAAGGTGAAGTCTTGAACTCAAACAGCACTTACTGTTCATTGTATCATGAGGAGACTTCTCGCGTACTCACGCAAATAATGTCTGAATTATCTGGGTAGTGCCATCCTACAGTTGCTCCGGCTGAACGGGCACAGTCCTAGAGAGCAGCGCGCTGAGACTATTAAGGCGCCGCGTTGTATTTGTCACCTTGGCAACCCCATGCGCGCGAACTCGGCTGCCTGCACTCTCCCCTGCTATTTACTGCCGTCTGTCTTCCAGGCAGCGTCCTCACGCAAGCTGCTGCATGAACCACGTGATGGTTGCCTTTCTCTGAAACGAGAAAAAGCGGATGAAGAAGTAGGGCGTTAGTAGCAGCGCTCCATGAGTATGCTGCAGTGCGGAGAGGATAGACTTGGCTTGGGTATATAATAAGCAGGAACATGAGGGGCTAGTGGCGGAGATATGAGCTAGTGACCTGCTTGACCAGCCCCAGAGTGTCATCAGAACTGCAGTTATACATTTTATTCTCCTTGTCTATCCCTAAAATGTAGAATATAGCAGTTAGAAAAGTCAATTACGATAAATTATATGAATTCTTGACGTGAGGGTGTAAATAAAATTgtcgcccaacgtggggctcgaacccacgaccctgagattaagagtctcatgctctaccgactgagctagccgGGCTTTACACAGGGAGCCTCAAAATGAGTGTGTACTCAATGTACTATAATGTTTTCTACCCCTGTTGATAAACTTGTACCCCATGTGCCACATATGGTCTGTGCCCCCAcgtgaaagtctgcctgctgtggctgcttaccttgtgtaaactttaataggtatcactacagagattaactggcccctgtattgtttaaacctcaaattcacattttaatcccctgtattgttctcaCATGCAATCCTCCCTGCTTTGttcacctctattgttcacaccctaaaccctgtactgttcacacctctgAACGTGCCCACATTGTTCGCTTCTCACACAAACTGCTGTAGGGGTATTAGCATTGTGTCTCTGACTGTGCCAAGTACagtaatcatacctcccaactgtcccgtttttgcgggacagtcccgattttgactgctcaacccccagtcccggattgttactgaaatgtccagactttctttttgatctcctgcactgaacagccagaaaaagatacaaagtttctaacttaattggcttttgccagagagcctAGAATATGTGCCAGGTGAACTtggatatttttttaacaatttaagataagcacataagcaattgtaacaatttaagataagcaagtctcttggagaaactgtgacttgcagattaaagggcaattcaccttcattagcgaaactgtaataacacataaaaatagggatgcaccgaatccacaattttggatttggccgaacccccaaatccttcgctaaagattcggccgaataccgaaccgaatgcgaatcctaatttgcatatgcaaattaggggtgggaaggggagaacattttttacttccttgttttgtgacaaaaagtcaggtgatttccctccctgaccctaatttgcatatgccaatttcggattcggttcggcccggcagaaggattcggtcgaatccgaatcctgctgaaaaaggccgaatcctggcagaatcacgaaccgaatcctggatttggtgcatccctacataaaaaacacagaaatgtgtttctttcataacctgccaaattttgtaaaatggacatggggtgtggctacaaaaagtgtgtttaatcatgtgctggggggattgtgtgttatccacaggggaggaggaggccaTCTGTTTTttagtgtgctaccaccattactgtggacatggtcttaaaagttctcgTGGTAACATGGTTGTggattaaagtgggtgtggttttaaaacaGGGCATGGTCAACATTGACCATTATCGGTCCTGCACCATGTAGGTCAGAAAAGTCAGgtcctctgtaccacagaagttggacagcactactcTATACAATAGTATGTGAGTGATAATTCACACTTTCAGACCAGGAAACAAGTGAACACAGGAAACTTGATGTCAAAAATCAATTTGTCAGATAAATTTATGTTGTGCTGTCATCTTGGTATAACAGTGTTTCTCTGCTTGtccataaatataatttttgccCCTCATTTAACACTGTTCAGTGTGTGGAACTATAGCTATCCCCAGCCTATAAAGCACCTGAATGTCATGTCAGCtacataaacaaacaaacagagcCACCCATAAATACAGGCTTTGATAGCCCATGCATACAGTGACATCTGGCACCCAGTATACAAGGTAGGAACCTTAGTCTACACATGAATCTACCTCACCGGAGCACTCCTTGCTGTAACATTCATGACTTACGGACCCTGGTGCAAAATTTGCTCAAGGTCCCCCCAATTGTACCACCCCACATCCTACTTATTACCTGGCACAGCTCAGCAGCTCCCAATCTAAGCACTAATGCTGAAGGTCGCCCACTGTGCCCGATGGGTGGGGATTGAATCACATTCCTTGGTATATTCCTAATCACCTTCATACCCAGATTACTGCATTAGAGGGGACTTTATTTAAtagaatttaaattaaatatttgtctTTTGGCCCACCTTTAGACAAAGGTTGAAGCATTCAAAGGAGTTTGTATATTGTCACCAAGTCTTGAGTTCCTCTGGTTTCAAACCACTATCTGAAAtgtgtttgtatgttctccttgtgCTTGTGAGGGTTTCCTCCAGAAACTCTGGTTGCCAGACACTAcgtgcaaggagtttgtatgttcaccCCATGCTTCTGTGGGATTCCTCCTGGTACTCTATAACTATATTTACCCCATGCTTGTGTGGGTTCCTTCAGGTACTCCAGTTTCCAACCACCATGTGCAAAGAATGTTTGGCTTGTGCTTGTGTGGGATTTTTCTGAGTACATCTAGCCTCCCTTTGTTGTTTATGTGAAAAGAGTGAGTGAAACATATTGAAAGGGAATCTAAGCcgattaaataaattgcaaagacAGTGCATAGACAGTTATAGTCACTTTGGGTCTTTGAACCACTTGTTGAGCTGAAGTCTGCTTATAAGTATAACATTTGTAGAATTATGCAAATATTGAACAAAccatttaaaaagagagagagtgGCAATTCAATTGAGAGACTTTATGATTAATGCTGACAGGGACAGCAGAATAAAGAGAACGCAAAGACAGGTATGTATTATAGCAAAGGAGAGCGGGTGAGAGATAACTACAAAAATTTGATCTGAGATCCATTACATAAAATTGATGCTTAAATGAGAGAAGgagaaaaatatgcattttcaaataaacatttgCCATAGAGGCAGAGAAAAGCGACTGTTGGAAATTCAAACATAATCTAAAGGAGTTATAATTAGTTGCTTAATTTCTTTCTAAAGCTACTCAAAAAGTGCGTTTAAGAGCACAAAAGGgataaactaaaataaacttttttttgttggcaTTCATTCCCACAGTATCAACACAAGTAGAGAAGTTGTTGTTGATCTATAACTCACCTGACATATTAATGATTCCTGGATGCCAGTTAGTATAACTTAATTGAAGGATTTGAAGGCTGAAACTGAACTGAAGTATTTGGAGTTTCTATTAAAATGCTTGTGTGGCAGTGCTATTTTGCTAAAGATAGGACGGTTCTTAgtatttaaaatagcaattttctatctAGGATTACCCATTGACACATTTGGCTAGGAAAGTTTATGATTGGATcacaagaaatgtaaaaaactattgcatccccagtgtttctgaaccaatgtgggtgtggttgggcagcatgccaccgcctaaaatcctgccgccctaggcccgggccttggtggcctttccacaaatccagtttcctgggtatagttttcctgtaaaCACATTCTAGGTATTACAATAAATAGCTACAAATTGCACAAAGCAGCTTTCTGCATTTAAAGTAAAGGAGAAAGAGGGACTGTAGCATTGATGCCTTGTTAAAATGAGCATTATTCTAAATTGTATATTTTCGAAAAAAAAGTCTTCATGTGAAGGGaccttgcattgttttttttggtgaattaacCTCTTCTGTCACTTTCTGTGTCTGAAATACATAGTTTGTGTTGACTCCTGCTGTCCTATTGTAAGGAACTAGGTAGGCAccagggaaaaacccagtgggcccctccACCCCAGACCTGCGTCGAGATTCAACAAACATGGCCACAAAAGGCAGCCTCAAGCAAGAGGAAGTACCTGGCTCAACGTGGAGGTACgtggttgggatgggggtgtacCGGAGGAATTCATACCAGTGTGGGGGCCTCCGTGCCTGGAGTGGTGGGCACTTGTGGTGGTGTGTGGTGGGCCTGGACATGCCAGACCAATACTGCCTGCATTATACTCCTAGTGGGTAATTATGCCTGTGAGGCCCCTGAGGAAGCTCCAATGTGATGTACAGCCACCaattagggttgcaacctggccgGTATGTttgttcccaatgttattaataaggaaaaaagataaatatataggaaggccggtatttttttctggaaaaggtggcaaccctaccaccaaTGCATATCACTCCTGTCATCTGTTGCCACCCCCCATCACCCCCTACTTGTCATCCCCCTTCACTTGTCGCTTTTCTTTTGGGGGGAAATTAATGGTGGGGGActgataaaaaaatttaaaaaaaaaagtgtttggagagagagagtgtgtgggAACAGCAGTGCAATACTCAGGTTtattcccacactccaaaaacatgcaggcaggttAATTAGATCCAGATATAACATTGACCCAGGTGTGTTTGAATGTGCTAGATTGCAAACTCCAGTGGGGCAGGGAATAAGGTGAAATAATCTCTATAAAAGGTTACTTAATAAACATATCAGCACTACGTAGTAAAGTCTAATAACATTTTAATCTACTCTCAGGTTCCAACTGGGATTACAGTAGCCATATAGCGCTCTACCAATGAATACAAATTAGAATACACCCCAACTGGCCGGTTAGCTCAGTTGGTTAGAGCGTGGTGCTAATAACGCCAAGGTCGCGGGTTCGATCCCCGTACGGGCCACAAATGTTTTAATTCTCCTCCACTATAAACTACctgttttttcaatttttttttttaatccaaacgTTGCTAACTGTACAGTTGCCCGCCGGTAATAATCAATCTGCGGTATTCAAACTGTAATATTGCAAATTACTCCTCACTGGTGAATCAGAGTCGGCTCCCTTGTTTATCCTGACTAGCACAAGTTACCATGTGACAGCTACAGCCTACAGACAATCTAGACTTCTAGCGCCCTCCCATGCAGTACCACCAGTGACGCAAAACGCTCAGCGCGAAATGTTCCTGTTCCGCCACCGTACATCCCGTCGCCGTGACCTTCTTTCTATTTCCGCTTTCCCGCCAGCGAGTTTTCAGCGAGGGATATTCGCTGGGTTAGTTTTGGAAGCATGGAAAGTATGGCGGATCAGCAGCACTACTCTATTGCGACGGAGTTAGCGCCTGGTCCTGAGGAAGAGTGTGGATACTTGCATGTTCAGCTGGGCAGTGAAGTCGTAGCAGAGAAATCCCTTACTCAGTGCTTCACAGATGAAGTTGTTGGCGATATGACGCAGGCGGCAGAGGTGTACTACTTGCAACCCGACGGGAGTCTGCTACAAGGAAGTGAGATAGTCAAGGACGCTGCGCTAGTCCGCTCTTCTCTTAACATCACTAAGGGGAGCCCCACGATAAAAGACGCGGCTCGCCAGCTTCAGACTGCAGCCCAGCATGTTGCTCTTGGGGAACTCAACCAAAGCTCTCTGCCACGCCAGGTAATCACAGTGGCTGAAATCTGAAGTATATCCAGCACAATTCTGTAATtgtccatacattttttttattttaatcaggtTACTTGAAGACCAAATCTACATGTAGGTGATTCTACTGTTTAGTCAGACTTGCAATAGTTTCTATTAAATAGCCCTTTGCTTAGTTCAAAATGCAGAGATTTTTTACTAATTTCTCCTTTTTCTAATGTTTAAAAGTTCTAATGCCCACCCCTTAAGGGATGAATAGAGAATACTAGAGACCTTTAGTTCCatgcagattttttaaatgtGGCAGATAAAGAAGTTTCTAATTgtgtgaaaaaacaaacaaacaaatatctatatatatatatatatatatatatatctatatctatatatatatatttccacctCTTAAGTGCAATTTAATTGTAATGTTATTACCTGTTGTGTGCTAATTTGGTTTTTAATATTTCTGTTCAGTTGCTGAAATCAATTCAACTTGAAATGCCAAGTGTTCAACAACTGAAGACCGCAGACCAAGCTGTTGATCAGGAAACACAGATTCAAGTGAATTTGCACTCACAGAACTCAAATTTGCGAGTGTTTCAACTAAAGACAAGGGCTGAACATGGAGAAATAAAACATGGGTTAGATTCTGCTATCCAAATTCTTGTTCAGCAGCCGCACTTCTCAGAAACTCTTAAAGCTAAGGACACTAATAAGGACACTAATAAGAAAACCGTAAATCCTGTGACCttactgaaaagccagaattatTCTGTTTCAGTAGCAAAgaatatgagtaaaaaaaaggtgTCTTGCAATCCCGAGAAGCTACAGAAGAAAGACAAgtgcaaaaagtcaaaaataaaaacccGTTCTGGTCGCATTTCACGACCTCCTATGCACAAAGCAAAAGATTACAAGTTTATTAAGACTGGGACTTTGGCACACAGCAGTCCTTCAGATTCTGATGATTATTCAGAACTTAGTGGAGAAGATGAAGACCGTAAAACAGAGCATGTATCTTTTGCCTCCCAGAGTTTTACAGTAAAACATACATTGTTTCAGTGTGAAACATGTGAAAAGTCTTACATGGGAAAAGGAGGATTATTACGGCACTACAGACTTTATCCTTTTCATGGGCAGATGCAGTCCTcagaaataaatgtttccatGGTAAGGCACAGGAGCGATGGTATCTCTAACACATCATTAATTACATTTACTGTGATCGCTGTAAATTGGTAAAGGCAAACTGAGGATAGCATAAAAATGCATAATTGGAGGTTACCTTCACTGAAAACCGCATGTCAAAATGATCATTAGAGCCAGAGATATAGGCAACTGAATTTGTACAAGTTCTAGCATTTTCTCATTTTCATAATGTGTTGACAGCCTCATTAGCCAATAGAGAGATTTGGAAGTTGAAAGGGTGGGGctaagtttgaatttcaaaggcctgtataggctatgggcacacaagcTGTtgtcagtctgcatatttttacaggctgagagaagcagatctgctcagtgcccccgCTCAATTGATTTAAATTTGATCAGCttgtgtgcggtcacacacaggCTAAGGTCAACCCAAATACTGACCTCCActtcagctccgctgtgtgtgactgcacacaggctgattggattcaaattagggatgcaccgaatccactattttggattcggccgaacccccgaatccttgctAAAGTTTTGGCCGAACCgcatgcaaattagtggtgggaacaggaacacattttttacttttttgttttgtgacaaaaagtcacgcaatttcccccacccctaatttgcatatgtaaattcggtttggctaggcagaaggatttggctgaatcctgctgaaaaaggctgaatcccgaaccgaatcctggattcagtacatccctaattcaaatcaatggagcaggggcactaagCAGATCTGCTTCTTACAGCCTGCAAAATTACTCCGCTGACAACAGCCAGAATCTTCAGCCtttgtgcccatagccttagatCTACTGGTTATTTTGATATGCACCTTTGACCAAAGATAACCTCTGATCATTTATTTTTCCATCCTACGCTCGGTTTGCATTGACCAGGTTGGTGACAGGGTGTTTGAATGAGAAGGCCAGATGTCAGtaagggaggtttgatttttcataaGTTTAAACTAAAGTTTAAAGTTCAGTCTTTCACCACCTCATGTCTTCTTGGTTTACTCTGGGAAAGGTTTTAATTTAATTCATTAGCTGAAACATTTGtggccctgctgagcataatTCCAGTGTTTCATTATGGAGGTTGCTTACCTTCAagttagtatgttctagaatggcctattctaaaactgttttcaattggtcatcatttttagttttttttacaactgccttctgcatctttccagctttgaaatggcaGCCAAAAACCGCTTGCTTTGTGAGGCTGCAATGTAGTTGTACCAGTCTTTCATGCAAACCTTTGCCAGTTTGATAGGGTAAATTAGAcactagtaaccagatagctgctggaaTTACAAACTTGAATGCTGCTtcacaaaaaactaaataaaaaaaccccaaaaacaataattgcaaattgtcccaatATGCACCAATTAGACACAAGAAGGCGAGCACTCATCCCAATTTTTGCCAGGAAACAATCAGACTCCCTGTGCTGTCACGTGAACACGCCTCCGGAACCACACTGAAAATTGTATCAATTAGTAACTTTTTCACGGAGCACCCTGTGCAGTGTCAGGTCTTAAACGTTAGAGTTTAGTGATGAATTGGTTACAAATTGTCCCTATATAACTGGCAACGTTATATTAAGTTAATTTGTTTCGGTTTGTTAGTAATACACCACACTGTTGAGTACATCCCATTAGAATAAGCCTTTTGCTTTCTACATAGTGTAGTTGAATAGAGAATGTAACATATTTCTTCCTTTATTTAGCCACCTGGGAATGAAGCTGAGAAGAGATTGTTTGACACTCAGAAGTCAAAACCAAGTCATTTATCAAAGGGACCAGTAAGCCGAGGGCGACCGCGAAGAACAGGAAGATGTGCAGCACGACTTGGACGCCCAAAAAAATCCCTAAATAGTATATCTTCATATTCTGATATACAGTtaaaaacagctaaatttaaagAGGTTCGTAGAAAGCCTTTGTTACTATATTTTAGATGTTCTAGGACAATATATTTT
The sequence above is a segment of the Xenopus laevis strain J_2021 chromosome 8L, Xenopus_laevis_v10.1, whole genome shotgun sequence genome. Coding sequences within it:
- the znf839.L gene encoding uncharacterized protein znf839.L isoform X1; translation: MESMADQQHYSIATELAPGPEEECGYLHVQLGSEVVAEKSLTQCFTDEVVGDMTQAAEVYYLQPDGSLLQGSEIVKDAALVRSSLNITKGSPTIKDAARQLQTAAQHVALGELNQSSLPRQLLKSIQLEMPSVQQLKTADQAVDQETQIQVNLHSQNSNLRVFQLKTRAEHGEIKHGLDSAIQILVQQPHFSETLKAKDTNKDTNKKTVNPVTLLKSQNYSVSVAKNMSKKKVSCNPEKLQKKDKCKKSKIKTRSGRISRPPMHKAKDYKFIKTGTLAHSSPSDSDDYSELSGEDEDRKTEHVSFASQSFTVKHTLFQCETCEKSYMGKGGLLRHYRLYPFHGQMQSSEINVSMPPGNEAEKRLFDTQKSKPSHLSKGPVSRGRPRRTGRCAARLGRPKKSLNSISSYSDIQLKTAKFKEFLQQYEEGDLKELVLPCLTKFVSVYDFLLSKVEDDQPGKSSFPFIYKEFEQLHSMVKLLAQEYVANTLESAEVPLEIKDYKVAESLGIKGDITGKYPSTDLTSESKTRSETKQKHKPECSDEEMLPPAKIPRMEGNVNESMNEGGIGEKFSSITDANGKCCHPDSTAMPSSDYWIKAVSPDTSESSLKSQVNCSLQEIVKDAVGTHINDFEDPVSSKDSGNSLIDPGLSECFLSNVTHTSILDLAVCEQDKSGLLFHGEVHTDPVNNPVTTEAITSEETVCLNESETEMLEAFQDEHAAQLLQTNIINIQASCIDGKCTVEHDNADQSGMSLTCGADAIVLPEQTIPPNTEGVDLSNYEYQAESIILTNTGTTTMHIEPIDTMLQMETN
- the znf839.L gene encoding uncharacterized protein znf839.L isoform X2, with protein sequence MESMADQQHYSIATELAPGPEEECGYLHVQLGSEVVAEKSLTQCFTDEVVGDMTQAAEVYYLQPDGSLLQGSEIVKDAALVRSSLNITKGSPTIKDAARQLQTAAQHVALGELNQSSLPRQLLKSIQLEMPSVQQLKTADQAVDQETQIQVNLHSQNSNLRVFQLKTRAEHGEIKHGLDSAIQILVQQPHFSETLKAKDTNKDTNKKTVNPVTLLKSQNYSVSVAKNMSKKKVSCNPEKLQKKDKCKKSKIKTRSGRISRPPMHKAKDYKFIKTGTLAHSSPSDSDDYSELSGEDEDRKTEHVSFASQSFTVKHTLFQCETCEKSYMGKGGLLRHYRLYPFHGQMQSSEINVSMPPGNEAEKRLFDTQKSKPSHLSKGPVSRGRPRRTGRCAARLGRPKKSLNSISSYSDIQLKTAKFKEFLQQYEEGDLKELVLPCLTKFVSVYDFLLSKVEDDQPGKSSFPFIYKEFEQLHSMVKLLAQEYVANTLESAEVPLEIKDYKCSDEEMLPPAKIPRMEGNVNESMNEGGIGEKFSSITDANGKCCHPDSTAMPSSDYWIKAVSPDTSESSLKSQVNCSLQEIVKDAVGTHINDFEDPVSSKDSGNSLIDPGLSECFLSNVTHTSILDLAVCEQDKSGLLFHGEVHTDPVNNPVTTEAITSEETVCLNESETEMLEAFQDEHAAQLLQTNIINIQASCIDGKCTVEHDNADQSGMSLTCGADAIVLPEQTIPPNTEGVDLSNYEYQAESIILTNTGTTTMHIEPIDTMLQMETN